The following coding sequences lie in one Arcobacter sp. F2176 genomic window:
- a CDS encoding glycosyltransferase family 1 protein, translating into MKIYYDNIIYSLQRAGGISVYWSELTKRLSLLNDTYFYGHKNDNIFMKDLNIDVKKESFINYKICRYLDFRKKLPAKSIFHSSYYRIANQKDIINVITVHDFTYEYFRSGLAKYIHSWQKSRAIKKSDGIICISENTKKDLLKFYPNILEKKIEVIYNGVSDIFKPLDKSLNHLNKTFKELREKKYILYVGDRIGYKNFDLVVNISNKLDVYSLVIIGGGSLKEKEREKINIEYFHYENISTKDLNVLYNSAFCLLYPSSYEGFGIPIIEAMKAGCPVVSMSKSSIPEVAGDAALLVENINEEDFIKEILKLQDDDLYNSCIRKGLEQAKKFSWDKCFDDTYAFYKKLKSEKF; encoded by the coding sequence ATGAAAATATATTATGATAATATTATTTATTCTTTGCAAAGAGCAGGTGGGATATCTGTTTATTGGAGTGAACTAACTAAAAGATTATCTTTATTAAATGACACTTATTTTTATGGACATAAGAATGATAATATTTTTATGAAAGACTTAAATATTGATGTTAAAAAAGAATCTTTTATTAATTACAAAATATGTAGATATTTAGATTTTAGAAAAAAACTTCCAGCTAAATCTATTTTTCATAGTAGCTATTATCGAATAGCAAATCAAAAAGATATTATAAATGTTATAACAGTGCATGATTTTACTTATGAATATTTTAGAAGTGGATTAGCCAAATATATTCATTCTTGGCAAAAAAGTAGGGCTATTAAAAAAAGTGATGGTATAATTTGTATCTCAGAAAACACTAAAAAAGATCTTTTAAAGTTTTATCCGAATATTTTAGAAAAAAAAATAGAAGTGATTTATAATGGAGTGAGTGATATATTTAAACCTCTTGATAAGTCATTAAATCACTTAAATAAAACTTTTAAAGAATTAAGAGAAAAAAAGTATATTTTGTATGTGGGGGATAGAATAGGGTATAAGAATTTTGATCTTGTAGTTAATATATCAAATAAACTTGATGTTTATTCTTTAGTAATTATAGGTGGAGGAAGTTTAAAAGAGAAAGAAAGAGAAAAAATAAATATAGAATACTTTCACTATGAAAATATATCAACAAAAGATTTAAATGTTTTGTACAATAGTGCTTTTTGTCTTTTATACCCTTCTAGTTACGAAGGTTTTGGTATTCCTATTATAGAAGCTATGAAAGCAGGGTGTCCTGTTGTTAGCATGAGTAAATCTTCAATTCCTGAAGTTGCTGGGGACGCTGCATTGTTAGTTGAAAATATAAATGAAGAAGATTTTATAAAAGAAATTTTAAAACTTCAAGATGATGACTTATATAATAGTTGTATTAGGAAAGGATTAGAACAAGCAAAAAAATTTAGTTGGGATAAATGTTTTGATGATACATATGCTTTTTATAAAAAGTTAAAGAGTGAGAAGTTCTAA
- a CDS encoding glycosyltransferase, with the protein GSTDNSYKMLLEMYQSTNDKKLFKIVKLRKNCGQNYAIEAGISHASGDFIGFISADLQDPIELFLEMIHFLEQDEDLVIAKREARKDKGISKFLSMFTHYLVNKYVNKNFPQGGYDFCMFTKKVAKEVLKVKERNGQLPILLLSFGFKYKFLNYERKKREAGKSQWTFNKKIKLFIDIFTSNSYLPLRAVSVIGIGSSIASVFYFIFVLFEWLFFKTIGEDVVKGWTTIVLLITFFSGLILLSIGIIGEYIWRILDEVKNRDRYLIDNKIGFEND; encoded by the coding sequence TGGTAGTACTGATAATTCATATAAAATGTTATTGGAAATGTATCAAAGTACTAATGATAAAAAATTATTTAAAATTGTCAAATTAAGAAAAAATTGTGGGCAGAATTATGCTATTGAAGCAGGTATTTCTCATGCTTCTGGAGACTTTATAGGATTTATATCAGCTGATTTACAAGATCCTATAGAGTTGTTTTTAGAAATGATACATTTTCTTGAACAAGATGAAGACTTAGTTATTGCAAAACGAGAAGCTAGAAAAGATAAAGGAATAAGCAAGTTTTTATCTATGTTTACTCACTATTTAGTAAATAAATATGTCAATAAAAATTTTCCACAAGGTGGATATGATTTTTGTATGTTTACAAAAAAAGTTGCAAAGGAAGTCTTAAAAGTAAAAGAAAGAAACGGGCAACTGCCAATATTACTCTTAAGTTTTGGCTTTAAATATAAGTTTTTAAACTATGAAAGAAAAAAAAGAGAAGCAGGTAAATCACAATGGACTTTTAATAAAAAAATTAAATTATTTATAGATATATTTACATCTAATTCTTATTTACCTTTAAGGGCAGTATCTGTAATAGGTATTGGTTCATCAATAGCAAGTGTGTTTTACTTTATATTTGTACTCTTTGAATGGTTATTTTTCAAAACAATAGGTGAAGATGTTGTTAAAGGATGGACAACGATTGTTCTACTTATTACATTCTTTTCAGGTTTAATTCTTTTGTCAATAGGTATTATTGGTGAGTATATATGGAGAATTTTAGACGAAGTTAAAAATAGAGATAGATATCTAATTGATAATAAAATTGGTTTTGAAAATGATTAA
- a CDS encoding glycosyltransferase family 2 protein, whose protein sequence is MKVTIITVVLNGAKTIRSTIESVLSQTYKDIEYIIIDGQSTDGTIEILNEYKDKIDLILSEQDKGLYSAINKGIELATGDVIGLIHSDDFYLDNLVIQRIADEFYKKKVDTVFADLIYVKNNNLEKVLRYYSAKNFTPKQLTYGIMPPHPTFFVKKDIFNKYGYYKTDYTIASDYEMFVRLLYINNVSFSYINLPIIKMRIGGLSTGGLKSKILCNIEVVRAIRNNGIKVNHIIIFKKYPIKILEIIKGYLYNFLIKK, encoded by the coding sequence ATGAAAGTTACAATAATAACTGTAGTATTAAATGGAGCTAAAACCATAAGAAGTACAATTGAGTCTGTATTAAGTCAAACATATAAAGATATAGAATATATAATTATTGATGGACAAAGTACAGATGGAACTATAGAAATATTAAATGAATATAAAGATAAAATTGACTTGATATTAAGTGAACAAGACAAAGGATTATATTCTGCAATAAATAAAGGTATAGAATTAGCTACTGGTGATGTGATAGGATTAATTCATAGCGATGATTTTTATCTTGATAATTTAGTTATTCAAAGAATTGCAGATGAGTTTTATAAAAAAAAGGTTGATACGGTTTTTGCAGATTTAATTTATGTTAAGAATAATAATTTAGAAAAAGTATTACGTTATTATAGCGCAAAAAATTTCACACCCAAACAATTGACATATGGTATTATGCCTCCTCATCCTACTTTTTTTGTAAAAAAAGATATTTTTAATAAATATGGATATTATAAAACTGATTATACTATAGCTAGTGATTATGAGATGTTTGTTAGGTTATTATATATTAATAATGTGTCATTTTCTTATATTAATTTGCCAATTATTAAAATGAGGATTGGAGGATTAAGTACTGGGGGCTTAAAAAGTAAAATTTTGTGTAATATAGAAGTTGTTAGAGCTATTAGAAATAATGGGATAAAGGTTAATCACATTATAATCTTTAAAAAATATCCAATTAAAATATTGGAGATAATAAAAGGGTATTTATATAATTTTTTGATTAAAAAATAG
- a CDS encoding ABC transporter permease, protein MLNYILKNTLSDYKNSYKSSFLSYSWVIIHPLLLLVIYSFVFTTILQPRIDPNNDVSYTVYLSVAILPWIVFSNAILQGTLSISNNVYLIKKLNIPLYVYVTKEVLEQFLNMFIVLLLLIGFLYLNGISFSVKWLLSIIPFICLFFFALGLSMFLASINIFFRDIEKAIGIILQIMMWIVPIVYPWDIVPKNFQWVIFYDPLFYYFNAIREVLIFDHLINAKHLIIILISSLSMFFIGLFTLKRLESDIRDSI, encoded by the coding sequence ATGTTAAACTACATTCTAAAAAACACCCTATCAGATTACAAAAATAGTTATAAGAGTTCATTCCTAAGCTATAGCTGGGTGATAATTCATCCACTTTTGCTCTTAGTTATTTATAGTTTTGTATTCACAACTATTTTACAGCCAAGAATTGACCCGAACAATGATGTGTCATATACGGTTTATTTGTCAGTAGCTATACTGCCTTGGATAGTATTTTCAAATGCTATATTGCAAGGAACTTTGAGTATCTCTAACAATGTTTATCTTATTAAAAAACTTAATATACCTCTTTATGTGTATGTTACAAAAGAAGTACTTGAACAGTTTTTAAATATGTTTATAGTTTTACTTTTGCTTATAGGCTTTTTGTATTTAAATGGAATATCATTTTCTGTGAAGTGGTTATTGTCTATCATCCCTTTTATTTGCCTTTTTTTCTTTGCTTTGGGGCTTAGTATGTTTTTGGCTAGTATCAATATTTTTTTTCGAGATATAGAAAAAGCTATTGGAATAATTTTACAGATAATGATGTGGATAGTACCTATTGTTTATCCTTGGGATATAGTTCCAAAGAATTTTCAATGGGTGATATTTTATGATCCTTTATTTTATTACTTTAATGCCATAAGAGAAGTTTTGATTTTTGACCACTTGATTAATGCAAAGCATTTAATTATAATTCTTATTTCTTCATTAAGTATGTTTTTTATTGGTTTATTTACATTGAAACGACTCGAAAGTGATATAAGGGATAGTATATAG
- a CDS encoding GtrA family protein yields the protein MINAKFIKFIFVGVLNTIFSYIIFVLIFYFSNNKEVTLTLSFVIAIIFNYLMISKYVFDDKKALYKLLKFFLVYLLLYIVNIVHLKVTVDFYGLNVYLAQFLTLLYLPLLSFYINNKYVFIKNGD from the coding sequence ATGATTAATGCAAAATTTATTAAGTTTATATTTGTAGGTGTATTAAATACTATATTTAGTTATATAATATTTGTTCTAATTTTTTATTTTTCTAACAATAAAGAGGTAACTTTAACTTTATCGTTTGTAATTGCTATTATCTTTAATTATTTAATGATTTCAAAGTATGTTTTCGATGATAAAAAAGCATTATATAAGTTGTTAAAATTCTTTTTAGTTTATTTACTTTTGTATATTGTAAATATCGTACATCTTAAAGTAACTGTAGACTTCTATGGTCTGAATGTTTATTTAGCACAGTTTTTAACTTTATTATATCTACCATTATTGAGTTTTTATATCAATAACAAGTATGTTTTTATTAAGAATGGAGATTAA
- a CDS encoding carbamoyltransferase C-terminal domain-containing protein, whose amino-acid sequence MSKILGINYSGFHDTSMAIVNEQGNILTACSLERFTREKQDGRVSEELLRNIDFNEIEEVIITTNKNFEKQKHISKVHPQKLKVQRDVDFQHKEEFYKFIENLPLSNISFMDHELAHAASSFWLSGFDEAVCLVYDGGMYNTNIFGGVYSCSKKDGIKLIDGFDINIYSKITTLYTVITAMLGFTPNKHEGKITGLAAYGKYDEGCTNILIDWFVNKYDELESSLEWIFSYGQEINPIFHKNSKKIALIKESFKIFDKETIAFNLQFFTENHILKIIENMYENNMLHKNICLAGGLFANVKINQKIADFKNFKFANIFVAPPMGDEGTALGAALQAVNNKYMVTTFCNTMYLGDSYTENEILNVLDELKVVYQVVENPSNKIANILASGSEVALFDLRMEFGPRALGARSILAPANDKTINDRLNKKLNRTEFMPFAPMTLEEYLDKSYVNFENKKLAMKFMTIACECTKWMADNMSAVVHIDNTARPQIITKDDKFIYKMIHTYNDLTGLSSIVNTSFNIHEEPIINTPYEAVKGFLISGLDYLFFKEANILVKYEDNKDLAFLFVKERMLSHKPKEKQYQKLAKYFESKNQLLNNQLITKEKVLQEYSTSLLEKENVINELLKENKIYKNNILIRILKKLGLIK is encoded by the coding sequence ATGAGTAAAATATTAGGAATAAACTATAGTGGATTCCACGATACATCTATGGCTATTGTAAATGAACAAGGTAACATTTTAACTGCTTGTTCTTTAGAAAGATTTACGCGAGAAAAACAAGATGGAAGAGTATCGGAAGAGTTATTAAGAAATATAGATTTTAATGAAATTGAAGAAGTTATTATTACTACCAATAAAAATTTTGAAAAACAAAAACATATTAGTAAAGTACATCCACAAAAATTAAAAGTGCAAAGGGATGTTGATTTTCAGCACAAAGAAGAATTTTATAAATTTATAGAAAACTTACCTCTTTCAAATATAAGTTTTATGGATCATGAACTAGCACATGCTGCTAGTTCTTTTTGGCTTAGTGGATTTGATGAAGCTGTATGCTTGGTATATGATGGTGGAATGTATAATACTAACATTTTTGGTGGTGTTTATTCCTGCTCAAAAAAAGATGGTATTAAGCTGATTGATGGTTTCGACATTAATATATATTCTAAAATTACTACACTGTACACTGTAATAACAGCTATGCTTGGATTTACTCCAAATAAGCATGAGGGTAAAATAACAGGACTTGCTGCATATGGTAAATATGATGAAGGGTGTACAAATATTCTTATTGATTGGTTTGTAAATAAATATGATGAGTTAGAATCATCATTGGAATGGATTTTTAGTTATGGTCAAGAGATAAATCCTATTTTTCATAAAAATAGTAAAAAAATTGCCTTAATTAAAGAATCATTTAAAATTTTTGATAAAGAAACTATTGCTTTTAATTTACAATTTTTTACTGAAAATCATATATTGAAAATTATTGAAAATATGTATGAAAACAATATGCTACATAAAAACATATGTTTAGCTGGTGGACTGTTTGCAAATGTAAAAATTAACCAAAAAATTGCTGATTTTAAAAATTTTAAGTTTGCCAATATTTTTGTTGCTCCTCCGATGGGTGATGAAGGTACAGCATTGGGTGCTGCACTACAAGCTGTGAATAATAAATATATGGTCACTACCTTTTGTAATACTATGTATTTAGGTGATAGTTATACTGAGAATGAAATATTAAATGTTTTAGATGAGTTGAAAGTTGTTTATCAAGTAGTTGAGAATCCATCAAATAAAATTGCAAATATCTTAGCAAGTGGTAGTGAAGTGGCATTATTTGACTTGAGAATGGAATTTGGTCCAAGAGCATTAGGGGCAAGATCTATTTTAGCTCCAGCTAATGACAAAACAATAAATGATAGATTAAATAAAAAACTCAACCGTACAGAGTTTATGCCATTTGCACCAATGACTCTTGAAGAATATTTAGATAAGTCATATGTAAATTTTGAAAATAAAAAACTTGCGATGAAATTTATGACTATAGCATGTGAGTGTACAAAATGGATGGCTGATAATATGTCAGCAGTTGTTCATATTGATAATACGGCACGACCACAAATAATTACCAAAGATGATAAGTTTATATATAAAATGATACATACTTATAATGATTTGACAGGATTATCAAGTATTGTCAATACATCTTTTAATATACATGAAGAACCTATTATAAATACTCCATATGAAGCTGTAAAAGGTTTTTTGATTTCTGGATTAGATTATCTGTTTTTTAAAGAAGCTAATATATTAGTTAAATATGAAGATAATAAAGATTTAGCATTTCTATTTGTAAAAGAAAGAATGCTTTCACATAAACCTAAAGAAAAACAATATCAGAAGTTAGCAAAATATTTTGAAAGTAAAAATCAACTATTAAATAATCAATTAATTACTAAAGAAAAAGTTTTGCAAGAATATTCTACTTCTTTATTAGAAAAAGAAAACGTAATAAATGAATTATTAAAAGAGAATAAAATATATAAAAACAATATATTGATAAGAATATTAAAAAAACTAGGATTAATTAAATGA
- a CDS encoding glycosyltransferase family 2 protein produces MLNKLKLSIITVVKNDRQNIEKTILSVISQNIELEYIVIDGGSIDGTLDIINKYEDKIDILISEKDDGIYDAMNKAVKLASGKWICFMNSGDTFFNQNSIKELFEKADKKADIIYGDNEIRYLNKSKIIRGKKIGKIWQGMVFSHQSCFVKKEILVLQPFNIKNAITADYELFYNLYKNKYVFNYVSVIVSSISAGGVSDIKRIDSIVSRWNILPKSFKINVYYLNLIICEMMKIVVKLFIKRVKS; encoded by the coding sequence ATGCTTAATAAATTAAAATTATCAATTATAACAGTTGTTAAAAATGATAGACAAAATATAGAAAAAACTATATTGTCTGTTATTAGTCAAAATATTGAGCTAGAGTATATAGTTATTGATGGTGGTTCAATAGATGGTACATTGGATATAATTAATAAATATGAAGACAAAATAGATATATTAATTAGTGAAAAAGATGATGGGATATATGATGCGATGAACAAAGCTGTCAAGTTAGCTTCAGGGAAGTGGATATGTTTTATGAATAGTGGAGATACATTTTTCAATCAAAATAGTATAAAAGAATTATTTGAAAAAGCTGATAAAAAAGCTGATATTATTTATGGTGATAATGAAATTAGATATTTGAATAAAAGTAAAATAATAAGAGGAAAAAAAATTGGTAAAATATGGCAGGGCATGGTATTTTCACATCAAAGTTGTTTTGTAAAAAAAGAAATATTAGTCCTTCAGCCCTTTAATATAAAAAATGCAATTACTGCTGATTATGAGTTGTTTTATAATCTTTATAAAAATAAGTATGTTTTTAACTATGTATCGGTAATAGTTTCATCTATAAGTGCTGGTGGAGTTTCTGATATAAAAAGAATTGATAGTATTGTTAGTAGATGGAATATTTTACCTAAAAGTTTTAAGATAAATGTATATTATCTTAATCTTATTATATGTGAGATGATGAAAATAGTTGTTAAGCTTTTTATAAAAAGAGTAAAGAGTTAG
- a CDS encoding ABC transporter ATP-binding protein — protein sequence MNNVITVKNLTKSFKLYHSNKDRLLNIIPFINKRFDMHISLDNISFEIKRGEFVSIIGKNGSGKSTLLKILCGVLQKTSGEYIVNGYIVSLLELGTGFNPELSGRDNIIASSKTMNFDINYINSKMNEIEAFADLEEYFDMPIKTYSSGMYVRLAMSLFLHLNPDIFIIDEALSVGDIFFQQKCFAKIEQMKKNGVAFLFVSHDINTVLNMSDRVLLLDHSKQIYFGDKHEASRLYLQHNKLSINSETNNLKKDNLLENLNPDVYEDKASIYSLRVFNQDGIETLDIDLGKSLVFQIDYKIHEQLIDPTISLVLKNRHNILITAITYTLDYNKFLANITVPFNLEGGEYSFDLNIIDRKSNSEIMPIIEYKNINIVKVFFDYQNSIPPFIGMVGLNTKIKFE from the coding sequence ATGAATAATGTAATTACAGTAAAAAATTTAACAAAATCTTTTAAATTATATCATAGTAATAAGGATAGATTACTAAATATTATTCCTTTTATAAATAAAAGATTTGATATGCATATTTCATTAGATAATATCTCTTTTGAGATAAAAAGAGGTGAGTTTGTAAGCATCATAGGGAAAAATGGAAGTGGTAAAAGTACATTGCTTAAGATACTTTGTGGAGTATTGCAAAAAACAAGTGGAGAGTATATTGTAAATGGTTATATCGTTTCTCTTCTGGAACTTGGTACTGGTTTTAATCCTGAATTAAGTGGTAGGGATAATATTATCGCTTCATCGAAGACAATGAATTTTGATATAAATTATATTAACTCAAAGATGAATGAAATAGAAGCTTTTGCTGATCTGGAAGAGTATTTTGATATGCCTATCAAAACTTACTCATCTGGGATGTATGTACGACTTGCTATGAGTCTATTTTTGCATTTAAATCCAGATATATTTATAATAGATGAGGCTTTAAGTGTAGGGGATATTTTCTTTCAACAAAAGTGTTTTGCTAAAATAGAGCAGATGAAAAAAAATGGTGTGGCATTTTTATTTGTTAGTCATGACATAAATACTGTGCTAAATATGTCTGATAGAGTTTTACTACTAGATCATAGCAAACAGATATACTTTGGAGATAAGCATGAGGCTTCAAGGCTATATTTACAACATAATAAATTATCAATAAACAGTGAAACTAATAATTTGAAAAAAGATAATTTATTAGAAAATTTAAATCCAGATGTATATGAAGATAAGGCAAGCATATATTCTTTAAGAGTTTTCAATCAAGATGGCATAGAGACTTTAGATATTGATTTGGGGAAAAGTTTAGTATTTCAAATAGATTATAAAATTCACGAGCAATTGATTGATCCAACTATTTCCTTAGTTCTGAAAAATAGGCATAATATACTTATTACAGCTATAACATATACTCTTGATTATAATAAATTTTTAGCAAATATCACAGTACCCTTTAACTTAGAAGGTGGTGAATATTCATTTGATTTAAATATTATTGATAGAAAAAGTAATAGTGAAATAATGCCTATTATAGAATATAAAAATATTAATATAGTAAAAGTTTTTTTTGATTATCAGAATTCTATACCACCTTTTATTGGTATGGTTGGATTAAATACAAAAATTAAATTTGAATAA
- a CDS encoding class I SAM-dependent methyltransferase, which yields MNSKILDLYKCVNCDSQLKDNIEKEVLECTNCSSEYPIINKVPAFCYNALNNNITAKAFSEQWTHYKNGEYEEDEVFGLKASDYLEHFCYAFNIKNIHDFEGTILEVGVGSGHLINVLAQNAPKATIIGMDISDNIFKLSNIMSKYPNVFLIQGDLLNPPIKKFSIKYIYSSGVIHHTKSVYGSIKSLWGLLKDNNGQLYFWIYPSYQYCAYDRLRNMLGKPYLFKERTRYILSKILAPFLWVYFFITKKYSYKISLESLKTVSFRIFDNISPEFQHRVSKEEIKEYCEKLNITNYTIKNDLGVLCIKDKDE from the coding sequence ATGAACAGTAAAATTTTAGATTTATACAAATGTGTAAATTGTGACTCCCAACTTAAAGATAATATTGAAAAGGAAGTTCTAGAATGTACTAATTGTTCTTCAGAATATCCTATTATAAATAAAGTTCCTGCATTTTGTTATAATGCATTAAATAATAATATAACTGCTAAAGCTTTCTCAGAGCAATGGACACATTATAAAAATGGAGAATATGAAGAAGATGAAGTATTTGGCTTAAAAGCTAGTGATTATTTAGAACATTTTTGTTACGCATTTAATATTAAAAATATTCATGATTTTGAAGGAACTATTTTAGAAGTTGGCGTGGGAAGTGGACATTTAATTAATGTTCTTGCTCAAAATGCTCCAAAAGCTACTATTATTGGAATGGATATTAGTGATAATATATTTAAATTATCTAATATAATGAGTAAATATCCGAATGTTTTTTTAATTCAAGGAGATTTATTAAATCCTCCAATTAAAAAATTCTCAATTAAATATATATATTCTTCTGGAGTTATACATCATACAAAAAGTGTGTATGGTAGTATTAAAAGTTTATGGGGTTTACTTAAAGATAATAATGGACAATTGTATTTTTGGATATATCCATCATATCAATATTGTGCTTATGATAGATTGCGTAATATGCTTGGTAAACCTTACTTATTTAAAGAGAGAACACGATATATTTTATCAAAAATATTAGCACCTTTTTTATGGGTTTATTTTTTCATAACAAAAAAATATTCATATAAAATTTCATTGGAATCTTTAAAGACAGTATCTTTTAGAATTTTTGATAATATTTCACCAGAGTTTCAGCATAGGGTTTCAAAAGAGGAAATCAAAGAATATTGTGAAAAATTAAATATTACAAACTACACTATTAAAAATGATTTAGGTGTTTTGTGTATAAAGGATAAAGATGAGTAA
- a CDS encoding glycosyltransferase family 2 protein, whose translation MKFSIVTPTYNHKKYIDTTIKSVLENKKHYPNVEYIVIDGNSKDGTQDVVRSYGSEIDVFISEPDNGQADAINKGFTHATGDIYAYINSDDYYYPETFKKVAKIFEENSDIDVVYGNCTFVSEDEQFFRYFTEIEPYDEYRLRSCTDFIMQPACFWRKEIYDKCEGFTKDFHFGFDWEMWCRMAKHGAKFHYEPELFAVNREFEETKTSTGGDVRLSELKKINKLHMQSLLPYAYYSYSSGEYKTQYNNSNLINEKIRLRLKALFYRFLSINNMIYNHKNFNKQNLYGIVHHSAFLEQNIKLSIPYYKNENNPYIVMVLQSHLKGQKVNVVINNENEIIREFKNKNLILIYQIKNLSQKNIDIKLSFLKKEFKAFGLKNKLFNRKINYASTYIMCDIYTEDEMRECLIN comes from the coding sequence ATGAAATTTTCAATCGTAACCCCGACATATAATCACAAGAAATATATAGATACAACAATAAAAAGTGTGCTAGAAAACAAAAAACACTACCCAAATGTAGAGTATATTGTAATTGACGGCAACTCAAAAGATGGTACTCAAGATGTGGTACGAAGTTATGGAAGTGAAATAGATGTATTTATCTCTGAACCTGATAATGGACAAGCTGATGCAATAAATAAAGGCTTCACTCATGCTACAGGAGATATATATGCATATATAAATTCTGATGATTATTACTATCCTGAGACTTTTAAAAAAGTAGCAAAGATATTTGAAGAAAACTCAGATATAGATGTAGTATATGGAAACTGTACATTTGTAAGTGAAGATGAACAATTTTTTAGATATTTTACTGAAATAGAGCCATATGATGAGTATAGACTTAGGTCTTGTACAGATTTTATCATGCAACCTGCTTGTTTTTGGAGAAAAGAGATATATGATAAGTGTGAAGGCTTCACAAAAGATTTTCATTTTGGATTCGATTGGGAGATGTGGTGTCGTATGGCAAAACATGGAGCTAAGTTTCATTATGAGCCAGAATTATTTGCAGTAAACAGAGAGTTTGAAGAAACAAAGACTTCTACAGGTGGAGATGTAAGGTTAAGCGAATTAAAAAAGATAAATAAACTTCATATGCAGTCCTTATTGCCTTATGCATATTATTCATATTCGTCAGGAGAATATAAGACCCAATATAATAATTCTAATTTAATAAATGAAAAAATTAGATTGAGATTAAAAGCTTTATTTTATAGATTTTTATCAATTAACAATATGATATATAATCATAAAAATTTTAATAAACAAAATCTTTATGGTATTGTTCATCATTCGGCATTTTTAGAACAAAATATTAAGCTTTCAATTCCTTATTATAAAAATGAAAATAATCCATATATTGTGATGGTTTTACAAAGTCATTTAAAGGGGCAAAAAGTTAATGTTGTAATAAATAATGAAAATGAAATTATTAGAGAGTTTAAGAATAAAAATTTGATTTTAATTTATCAAATAAAGAATTTAAGTCAAAAGAATATTGATATAAAATTGAGTTTTTTAAAAAAAGAATTTAAAGCTTTTGGTTTAAAAAATAAATTATTTAATAGAAAGATAAATTATGCATCAACATATATTATGTGTGATATTTATACAGAAGACGAAATGAGAGAATGCTTAATAAATTAA